A region of Oxyura jamaicensis isolate SHBP4307 breed ruddy duck chromosome 9, BPBGC_Ojam_1.0, whole genome shotgun sequence DNA encodes the following proteins:
- the KIF1A gene encoding kinesin-like protein KIF1A isoform X12 translates to MAGASVKVAVRVRPFNSREMSRESKCIIQMSGSTTTILNPKQPKETPKSFSFDYSYWSHTTPADINYASQKQVYRDIGEEMLQHAFEGYNVCIFAYGQTGAGKSYTMMGKQEKDQQGIIPQLCEDLFSRINDTTNDNMSYSVEVSYMEIYCERVRDLLNPKNKGNLRVREHPLMGPYVEDLSKLAVTSYNDIQDLMDSGNKARTVAATNMNETSSRSHAVFNIIFTQKRHDAETDITTEKVSKISLVDLAGSERADSTGAKGTRLKEGANINKSLTTLGKVISALAEMDSGPNKNKKKKKTDFIPYRDSVLTWLLRENLGGNSRTAMVAALSPADINYDETLSTLRYADRAKQIRCNAVINEDPNNKLIRELKDEVARLRDLLYAQGLGDIIDTHPAAEGSKYVSDFENNNGTSGAELSQRHDNLSTVTNAIAGISPSSSLSALSSRAASVASLHERIMFAPGSEEAIERLKETEKIIAELNETWEEKLRRTEAIRMEREALLAEMGVAMREDGGTLGVFSPKKTPHLVNLNEDPLMSECLLYYIKDGITRVGREDAEKRQDIVLSGHFIKEEHCLFRSDTRTGGEVIVTLEPCEGADTYVNGKKVTEPSVLRSGNRIIMGKSHVFRFNHPEQARQERERTPCAETPAEPVDWAFAQRELLEKQGIDMKQEMEQRLQELEDQYRREREEANYLLEQQRLDYESKLEALQKQMDSRYYPEANEEEEEPEDEVQWTEREFELALWAFRKWKWYQFTSLRDLLWGNAIFLKEANAISVELKKKVQFQFVLLTDTLYSPLPPDLLPPDAAKDREKRPFPRTIVAVEVQDQKNGATHYWTLEKLRQRLDLMREMYDRAAEVPSSVIEDCDNVVTGGDPFYDRFPWFRLVGSSDISGCNSSPLFNTCMSERMADLTPSPTFSNPDSDITEPADEQHEGQEEEEEEAEDLEEDIFPECPLCDGRDPFYDRSPLFSLVGRAFVYLSNLLYPVPLVHRVAIVSEKGEVKGFLRVAVQAISADEEAPDYGSGVRQSGTAKISFDDQHFEKFQSESCPAVGMSRSGTSQEELRIVEGQGQISDLGPSADEVNNNTCAVTPEDLLLDSPEKSTMDGPLEAALDHLKLGSIFTFRVTVLQASSISAEYADIFCQFNFIHRHDEAFSTEPLKNTGRGPPLGFYHVQNIAVEVTKSFIEYIKSQPIVFEVFGHYQQHPFPPLCKDVLSPLRPSRRHFPRVMPLSKPVPATKLSTMTRPSAGPCQCKYDLMVFFEICELEANGDYIPAVVDHRGGMPCHGTFLLHQGIQRRITVTLVHETGSLIRWKEVRELVVGRIRNTPEADESLIDPNILSLNILSSGYIHPSQDDRTFYQFETAWDSSMHNSLLLNRVTPYREKIYITLSAYIEMENCTQPAVITKDFCMVFYSRDAKLPASRSIRNLFGSGSLRASESNRVTGVYELSLCRVADAGSPGMQRRRRRVLDTSVAYVRGEENLAGWRPRSDSLILDHQWELEKLSLLQEVEKTRHYLLLREKLETTQRLGLESLSPCSSEDSESRSTSCVSSPLSADGAPEGRTSLPETPSERQKELAVKCLRLLTHTFNREYSHSHVCISASESKLSEMSVTLMRDPSMSALGVTTLTPSSTCPSLVEGRYNAMEVRTLQVSSRVESPDLEPVVEGEQKKSPARRPEEEKEPQRLLVPDIQEIRVSPIVSKKGYLHFLEPHTNGWVKRFVVVRRPYVYIYNSDKDSVERAILNLSKAQVEYSEDQQAMLKTPNTFAVCTEHRGILLQASSDKDMHDWLYAFNPLLAGSIRSKLSRRRTAQMRI, encoded by the exons CCATCCTGAACCCGAAGCAACCCAAAGAGACACCGAAAAGCTTCAGCTTTGACTATTCCTACTGGTCCCACACCACG CCCGCAGACATCAATTATGCATCCCAGAAGCAGGTGTACCGGGACATTGGCGAGGAGATGTTGCAGCATGCCTTCGAAGGCTATAACGTCTGCATCTTTGCCTACGGGCAGACAGGGGCTGGCAAATCCTACACCATGAtggggaagcaggagaaggaCCAGCAAGGCATCATCCCACAG CTGTGTGAGGACCTCTTCTCCCGAATCAACGACACAACCAACGACAACATGTCCTACTCCGTGGAG GTGAGCTACATGGAGATATACTGCGAGCGGGTCAGAGACCTCCTGAACCCCAAGAACAAGGGGAACCTGCGGGTGAGGGAGCATCCCCTCATGGGCCCCTATGTCGAGGACCTCTCCAAGCTGGCTGTGACCTCCTACAATGACATCCAGGATCTCATGGACTCAGGGAACAAGGCCCG CACGGTGGCTGCCACCAACATGAACGAGACCAGCAGCCGCTCACACGCCGTCTTCAACATCATCTTCACCCAGAAGCGACACGACGCCGAGACGGACATCACCACCGAGAAG GTCAGCAAAATCAGCCTGGTGGACCTGGCTGGGAGCGAGCGAGCTGACTCCACCGGTGCGAAGGGCACGAGGCTGAAG GAAGGAGCAAACATCAACAAGTCCTTGACCACACTGGGGAAAGTCATCTCTGCTCTGGCCGAAATG GATTCAGGGCCAAATAAG aacaagaagaagaagaaaacgGATTTCATCCCCTACCGGGACTCGGTGCTAACCTGGCTGCTGCGGGAGAACCTGG GGGGCAACTCCAGGACCGCCATGGTCGCTGCGCTCAGCCCCGCCGACATCAACTACGATGAGACCCTCAGCACGTTAAG GTATGCTGATCGCGCCAAGCAGATCCGCTGCAACGCCGTCATCAACGAGGACCCCAACAACAAGCTCATCCGGGAGCTGAAGGACGAGGTGGCCCGCCTGCGTGACCTCCTCTACGCCCAGGGTCTCGGGGACATCATTGACA cCCATCCTGCTGCGGAAGGATCCAAAT ATGTGTCCGACTTTGAGAACAATAATGGCACTagtggggcagagctgagccaacGCCATGACAATCTCTCCACAGTGACCAACGCCATTGCCGGCATCAgcccctcttcctccctgtcAGCTCTCTCCAGCCGCGCCGCCTCCGTTGCCAGCCTCCACGAGCGCATCATGTTTGCTCCAGGCAGCGAAGAGGCCATCGAGAGGCTTAAG GAAACAGAGAAGATCATTGCTGAGCTGAACGAGACGTGGGAGGAGAAGCTGCGCAGGACAGAGGCGATCCGGATGGAGAG ggaagCCTTGCTGGCCGAGATGGGGGTGGCCATGAGAGAGGACGGAGGCACCCTGGGTGTTTTCTCTCCTAAAAAG ACGCCCCACTTGGTCAACCTGAACGAGGACCCGCTCATGTCTGAGTGCCTTCTCTACTACATCAAGGACGGGATAACCAG GGTTGGTCGGGAAGATGCAGAGAAGAGGCAGGACATTGTTCTCAGCGGGCACTTCATCAAGGAAGAGCACTGCCTCTTCCGCAGCGACACAAGGACGGGCGGTGAAG TGATTGTGACCCTGGAGCCCTGCGAAGGCGCCGACACCTACGTGAATGGCAAAAAGGTGACGGAGCCCAGCGTCCTGCGGTCAG GAAACCGGATCATCATGGGGAAGAGCCACGTCTTCCGCTTCAACCACCCCGAGCAGGCCCGGCAGGAGCGGGAGCGGACGCCGTGTGCGGAGACGCCCGCCGAGCCCGTGGACTGGGCCTTTGCCCAGagagagctgctggagaagcagggcATCGACATGAAGCAGGAGATGGAGCAGAG GCTGCAGGAACTGGAGGACCAGTACCGGCGGGAGAGGGAGGAGGCCAATTACCttctggagcagcagaggctg GACTATGAGAGCAAATTGGaggctctgcagaagcagatgGACTCTAGGTATTACCCTGAGGCCAACGAGGAAGAAGAAGAACCTGAAGATGAAG TGcagtggacggagcgggagttCGAGCTCGCCCTCTGGGCCTTCAGGAAGTGGAAGTGGTACCAGTTCACCTCCCTCCGTGACCTGCTGTGGGGCAACGCCATCTTCCTCAAGGAAGCCAACGCCATCAGCGTGGAGCTGAAGAAAAAG GTCCAGTTCCAGTTTGTCCTCCTGACGGACACGCTGTATTCGCCGCTCCCTCCCGACCTGCTGCCTCCTGATGCTGCCAAGGACCGGGAGAAGCGGCCGTTCCCCCGGACCATCGTGGCTGTGGAGGTGCAGGACCAGAAGAACGGGGCAACGCATTACTGGACCCTGGAGAAGCTCAG GCAGCGCCTGGACCTAATGCGCGAAATGTACGACCGTGCAGCAGAAGTGCCTTCGAGCGTCATCGAGGACTGCGACAACGTGGTGACCGGCGGAGATCCCTTCTACGACCGCTTCCCGTGGTTCAGGCTGGTTGGCAG TTCAGATATCTCTGGCTGCAACAGCTCTCCTCTTTTCAACACATGCATGAGCGAGCGCATGGCTGATCTCACCCCCTCCCCTACCTTCTCGAACCCCGACTCCGACATCACCGAGCCTGCTGACGAGCAGCacgaggggcaggaggaggaggaggaggaggcggaggacCTGGAGGAAGACATCTTTCCGGAGTGCCCGCTGTGTGATGGCCGGGATCCGTTTTACGACCGCTCCCCCCTGTTCAGTTTAGTAGGAAG GGCCTTCGTGTACCTCAGCAACCTGCTGTACCCCGTGCCCCTGGTCCATCGCGTGGCCATCGTCAGCGAGAAGGGCGAGGTGAAGGGCTTCCTGCGCGTGGCCGTCCAGGCCATCTCAG CCGACGAGGAGGCCCCGGACTATGGCTCCGGAGTGCGGCAGTCGGGGACGGCGAAGATATCCTTTGACGACCAGCACTTTGAGAAG TTCCAGTCCGAGTCCTGCCCCGCCGTGGGGATGTCCCGCTCGGGAACCTCCCAGGAGGAGCTGCGCATCGTCGAAGGCCAGGGGCAGATCAGTGACTTGGGGCCCTCCGCCGACGAAGTCAACAACAACACCTGCGCAG TGACACCAGAGGACCTTCTCCTGGACAGCCCAGAGAAGTCCACAATGGATGGGCCCCTGGAGGCAGCTCTGGACCACCTGAAGCTGGGCAGCATCTTCACTTTCCGAGTGACTGTCCTGCAAGCCTCCAGCATCTCAGCAGAATATGCAGATATCTTCTGCCAGTTCAA CTTCATCCATCGCCACGACGAGGCCTTTTCAACAGAGCCCTTGAAGAACACAGGGCGAGGGCCGCCGCTGGGTTTCTACCACGTCCAAAAC atTGCTGTGGAGGTGACCAAGTCCTTCATCGAGTACATCAAGAGCCAGCCGATCGTATTTGAAGTTTTTGGGCACTATCAGCAACACCCCTTCCCACCTCTCTGCAAGGACGTCCTCAG CCCACTGAGGCCATCCCGGCGCCACTTCCCCCGGGTGATGCCGCTCTCCAAGCCAG tgcctgccACCAAACTGAGCACCATGACTCGTCCCAGCGCCGGACCCTGCCAGTGCAAGTACGACCTGATGGTCTTCTTCGAGATCTGCGAGCTGGAGGCCAATGGCGA CTACATCCCGGCCGTTGTGGACCACCGCGGAGGCATGCCGTGCCACGGCACCTTCCTGCTCCACCAG GGTATCCAGAGGAGGATCACCGTCACCTTGGTGCATGAAACGGGCAGCCTGATCCGCTGGAAGGAAGTGCGGGAGCTGGTTGTGG GTCGGATCCGGAACACCCCAGAAGCTGACGAGTCTCTCATCGACCCCAACATCCTGTCCCTGAACATCCTGTCCTCTGGCTACATCCATCCTTCCCAGGATGACCG GACTTTCTACCAGTTTGAGACGGCGTGGGACAGCTCCATGCACAACTCCCTGCTGCTCAACCGCGTCACCCCGTACCGGGAGAAAATCTACATCACCCTTTCCGCATACATCGAG ATGGAGAACTGCACCCAGCCCGCCGTCATCACCAAAGATTTCTGCATGGTTTTCTACTCCCGCGACGCCAAGCTCCCTGCCTCCCGCTCCATCCGCAACCTCTTCGGCAGCGGCAGCCTGCGGGCTTCCGAGAG CAACCGCGTGACGGGCGTCTACGAGCTGAGCCTGTGCCGTGTGGCGGACGCCGGCAGTCCAG GCATGCAGAGGCGTCGCCGGCGTGTGCTGGACACCTCCGTAGCCTACGTCAGGGGAGAGGAGAACCTGGCCGGCTGGCGGCCCCGCAGCGACAGCCTCATCCTCGACCATCAGTGGGAGCTGGAGAAACTCAGCCTCCTGCAAGAA GTGGAGAAGACCAGGCACTACCTGCTGCTGCGTGAGAAGCTGGAGACCACCCAGCGGCTGGGCCTGGAGAGCCTGTCCCCGTGCTCCAGCGAGGACTCCGAGTCTCGAAGCACCTCCTGCGTCTCCTCCCCGCTGTCTGCCGACGGGGCCCCGGAGGGACGGACCTCTCTGCCCGAGACCCCCAGCGAGAGGCAGAAGGAGCTGGCTGTGAAG TGCCTGCGCCTGCTCACGCACACCTTCAACCGCGAGTACAGCCACAGCCACGTCTGCATCAGCGCCAGCGAGAGCAAG CTGTCTGAAATGTCTGTGACCCTGATGAGAGATCCCTCCATGTCAGCTCTCGGGGTCACCACCCTCACCCCCTCCTCAACCTGCCCATCGCTGGTGGAAGGACGCTACAATGCCATGGAAGTCAG AACCCTGCAGGTCTCCTCCAGGGTGGAGAGTCCTGACCTGGAGCCTGTGGTGGAAGGGGAGCAGAAGAAGTCCCCAGCCCGCCGgcctgaggaagagaaggagccCCAGCGTCTGCTGGTGCCCGACATTCAGGAGATCCGGGTCAG ccccatCGTCTCCAAGAAGGGCTACCTGCACTTCCTGGAGCCCCACACCAACGGGTGGGTGAAGCGCTTCGTGGTGGTCAGGCGCCCGTACGTCTACATCTACAACTCGGACAAGGACTCGGTGGAGAGGGCCATACTCAACCTCTCCAAGGCCCAAGTGGAGTACAGCGAGGACCAGCAGGCCATGCTGAAG ACCCCCAACACCTTCGCGGTGTGCACGGAGCACCGGGGCATCCTGCTGCAGGCGAGCAGTGACAAGGACATGCACGACTGGCTCTACGCCTTCAACCCCCTCCTGGCTGGGTCCATAAG ATCCAAGCTGTCCAGAAGGAGAACAGCCCAGATGAGAATCTAA